A stretch of the Hyperolius riggenbachi isolate aHypRig1 chromosome 11, aHypRig1.pri, whole genome shotgun sequence genome encodes the following:
- the GABARAPL2 gene encoding gamma-aminobutyric acid receptor-associated protein-like 2 encodes MKWMFKEDHALEHRCVESAKIRAKYPDRVPVIVEKVSGSQIVDIDKRKYLVPSDITVAQFMWIIRKRIQLPSEKAIFLFVDKTVPQSSLTMGQLYEKEKDEDGFLYVAYSGENTFGL; translated from the exons ATGAAGTGGATGTTCAAGGAAGACCACGCGCTGG AACACCGGTGCGTGGAGTCGGCAAAAATCCGGGCCAAGTATCCAGACCGCGTTCCG GTGATTGTGGAGAAGGTGTCCGGCTCACAGATCGTGGACATCGATAAGCGGAAATATCTGGTTCCATCTGACATCACCGTGGCCCAGTTCATGTGGATCATCAGGAAACGCATACAGCTGCCTTCAGAAAAAGCCATTTTCTTGTTTGTAGACAAGActgtgccacagtccag CCTAACCATGGGACAGCTGTATGAGAAAGAGAAGGACGAAGATGGCTTCCTGTATGTGGCCTACAGCGGCGAGAACACGTTTGGCCTTTAG